In one window of Bacteroidota bacterium DNA:
- a CDS encoding T9SS type A sorting domain-containing protein, whose translation MKKQISFLFIIGLLCAGSLLRAQNINYSARCVATKMKNNCDATTNEEGRFSVQISDNLDFALWYKAGDGTGNMSKCLMCDGDANTTNGYTCTWNILLVSKTDVSVNTLRMSFRASEDDATFSNVNDWWMDDDCTYTLNGQDVLLSTLTAGVDNDIVVGQNTDPQWYVTYRINWDYVAVQTPPPPTALQNPACVNTMLPAIASTQNDVTWYWQGTNPNGTSTANPSTTAFPVSVSGVYYLRAQGNTNSVWSQYSSNVYVEVQTPSVDPTGINITNNNTPAGTVKTLTPVGGTLGTGAVWAWYADAGFTALIDTGNFLNVDPLVPTTYWLRAESDCDTSLSASATVLVNTSGLQEASADGETVVIYPNPAEDLLFLETTKPFNTVDNAIISIYDLTGKQVFSTSYSGSRTQLDIADYKQGFYILNFKSAGGEMHFKFVKK comes from the coding sequence ATGAAAAAACAGATTTCCTTTTTATTTATCATCGGTTTACTTTGTGCAGGCAGCTTGTTACGCGCACAAAATATTAATTATTCGGCACGTTGTGTGGCAACAAAAATGAAAAATAATTGTGATGCCACGACCAATGAAGAGGGTCGCTTCAGCGTTCAGATAAGCGATAATCTGGATTTCGCGCTTTGGTATAAAGCAGGCGATGGCACCGGCAATATGAGTAAGTGCCTTATGTGTGATGGAGACGCAAATACCACAAACGGTTATACCTGCACATGGAATATTTTGCTGGTCAGCAAAACAGATGTCAGTGTTAATACCCTGAGAATGTCGTTTCGTGCCAGTGAGGATGATGCTACATTTTCTAATGTTAATGACTGGTGGATGGATGATGATTGTACCTATACTCTGAACGGGCAGGATGTATTGCTTTCGACGCTCACTGCAGGTGTTGATAATGATATTGTTGTAGGTCAGAATACCGACCCCCAATGGTATGTTACATACCGGATAAACTGGGATTATGTTGCGGTTCAGACACCGCCGCCGCCGACAGCTCTGCAGAATCCGGCCTGTGTGAATACCATGCTTCCGGCAATTGCATCAACCCAGAATGATGTAACCTGGTACTGGCAGGGAACGAATCCGAATGGCACAAGTACCGCCAATCCTTCTACTACGGCATTTCCGGTAAGCGTGAGCGGGGTTTACTATCTGCGTGCACAGGGAAATACAAATAGTGTATGGTCGCAGTATTCATCCAACGTTTATGTTGAGGTACAAACACCTTCGGTTGACCCTACCGGCATCAACATCACGAATAATAATACACCTGCCGGAACTGTAAAAACACTCACACCTGTTGGCGGAACACTTGGAACCGGCGCTGTTTGGGCATGGTATGCCGATGCAGGATTTACAGCATTGATTGATACGGGTAATTTTTTAAATGTAGACCCATTGGTGCCCACTACATACTGGCTGCGCGCAGAGAGCGATTGCGACACATCTTTATCGGCTTCTGCAACTGTATTAGTAAATACGTCGGGTTTGCAGGAAGCATCTGCCGATGGCGAAACTGTTGTCATTTATCCGAATCCCGCCGAGGACCTTTTATTTTTGGAAACAACGAAGCCGTTTAACACCGTGGATAATGCCATAATTTCCATTTATGATCTGACAGGCAAACAGGTGTTCAGTACTTCGTATTCGGGAAGTCGCACTCAGCTTGATATTGCCGATTATAAACAAGGTTTCTACATCTTGAATTTCAAATCTG